In Zingiber officinale cultivar Zhangliang chromosome 8B, Zo_v1.1, whole genome shotgun sequence, a single genomic region encodes these proteins:
- the LOC122016274 gene encoding protein FMP32, mitochondrial-like isoform X1, which translates to MSSVSLASLVYRRGGANLGFRCLSLIRPIDFHLSDSSPLLRHFSSQIGKTHVNKVYLADTLALVRKLEAQGLPTKQAEAIALTLTETLNDSLENVAHSFVLKSEMDEIERIQDFNISKFKSEMKSTQEHHFSLLQQETRKLQGDIEKVTAGHRLDLNLERGRILDELAKQVAETTELTNKLDREIHELRTQLETAKYGDIKFWIAILVSVSTWGLAVRSIWKNL; encoded by the exons ATGTCAAGCGTATCCCTCGCATCCCTCGTTTATAGGAGAGGCGGTGCTAATCTAGGATTTCGATGTTTGTCGTTGATACGGCCCATTGATTTCCATTTGTCCGATTCTTCTCCACTATTACGACATTTCTCTTCGCAGATTGGGAAGACTCATGTAAATAAAGTTTATCTTGCCGACACGTTAGCTTTG GTTAGAAAATTGGAAGCACAAGGATTGCCGACCAAACAGGCAGAGGCTATCGCATTAACTCTCACAGAAACTTTAAATGATAGTTTGGAGAATGTGGCACACTCATTTGTGTTAAAATCTGAAATGGATGAG ATTGAGAGGATTCAAGATTTTAATATATCAAAATTCAAGTCTGAAATGAAGAGCACACAG GAGCATCATTTTTCGTTGTTACAACAAGAGACTAGAAAACTTCAAGGGGATATTGAGAAAGTCACTGCTGGACATCGTTTGGATTTAAATCTTGAAAGAGG GCGCATACTTGATGAACTAGCTAAGCAGGTTGCAGAAACTACTGAACTCACTAATAAACTTGACCGG GAAATTCACGAATTGAGAACACAATTAGAGACTGCAAAGTACGGTGATATAAAATTTTGGATTGCTATTCTCGTTTCAGTATCAACATGGGGTCTTGCTGTTAGGAGcatttggaaaaatctatga
- the LOC122016274 gene encoding protein FMP32, mitochondrial-like isoform X2, protein MSSVSLASLVYRRGGANLGFRCLSLIRPIDFHLSDSSPLLRHFSSQIGKTHVRKLEAQGLPTKQAEAIALTLTETLNDSLENVAHSFVLKSEMDEIERIQDFNISKFKSEMKSTQEHHFSLLQQETRKLQGDIEKVTAGHRLDLNLERGRILDELAKQVAETTELTNKLDREIHELRTQLETAKYGDIKFWIAILVSVSTWGLAVRSIWKNL, encoded by the exons ATGTCAAGCGTATCCCTCGCATCCCTCGTTTATAGGAGAGGCGGTGCTAATCTAGGATTTCGATGTTTGTCGTTGATACGGCCCATTGATTTCCATTTGTCCGATTCTTCTCCACTATTACGACATTTCTCTTCGCAGATTGGGAAGACTCAT GTTAGAAAATTGGAAGCACAAGGATTGCCGACCAAACAGGCAGAGGCTATCGCATTAACTCTCACAGAAACTTTAAATGATAGTTTGGAGAATGTGGCACACTCATTTGTGTTAAAATCTGAAATGGATGAG ATTGAGAGGATTCAAGATTTTAATATATCAAAATTCAAGTCTGAAATGAAGAGCACACAG GAGCATCATTTTTCGTTGTTACAACAAGAGACTAGAAAACTTCAAGGGGATATTGAGAAAGTCACTGCTGGACATCGTTTGGATTTAAATCTTGAAAGAGG GCGCATACTTGATGAACTAGCTAAGCAGGTTGCAGAAACTACTGAACTCACTAATAAACTTGACCGG GAAATTCACGAATTGAGAACACAATTAGAGACTGCAAAGTACGGTGATATAAAATTTTGGATTGCTATTCTCGTTTCAGTATCAACATGGGGTCTTGCTGTTAGGAGcatttggaaaaatctatga